Proteins from one Argopecten irradians isolate NY chromosome 15, Ai_NY, whole genome shotgun sequence genomic window:
- the LOC138309062 gene encoding uncharacterized protein isoform X2 yields MPKSFLIRAHRDMKREHRSIEQVVYPSSVEDSKQFSPESMAAIPHPMYSASPISALTNWSEMYQIGQSRPHSMGALGGLPLQACVTLNAYTFNQWGAAMYPAFVPRGGNSIHDKRNWKDENNNRVKTDYVPVRKPRFDFANLAKAATEDATDKKDGTDIEAQIISHVMMNIGSLRYNPMTSSFSPVTSSPRANPVTPNKRPRGRGPARTKKEFICKYCGRNFTKSYNLLIHERTHTDERPYSCEICGKAFRRQDHLRDHRYIHSKEKPFKCTECGKGFCQSRTLAVHKTLHMQQNGQTPTKPMKLSKTT; encoded by the exons ATGCCAAAATCTTTCCTTATCCGAGCTCATAGAGATATGAAGCGAGAACATCGTTCAATAG AACAAGTTGTTTATCCCTCATCAGTGGAAGACAGTAAACAATTTTCTCCAGAATCCATGGCGGCCATTCCACATCCGATGTACTCCGCCAGTCCGATTTCCGCTCTGACCAATTGGAGTGAGATGTACCAGATTGGTCAATCCAGACCACACTCCATGGGGGCGTTAGGAGGATTACCTCTCCAGGCATGCGTGACGCTCAACGCCTATACATTCAACCAATGGGGAGCAGCCATGTACCCAGCGTTTGtaccaaggggaggtaactcgaTACACGATAAACGAAACTGGAAAGACGAGAACAATAATCGAG TCAAGACAGACTATGTGCCAGTTCGTAAGCCTCGATTTGACTTCGCCAATCTTGCAAAAGCAGCAACAGAGGACGCCACCGACAAAAAGGACGGAACTGACATCGAGGCTCAAATAATCAGTCACGTGATGATGAATATTGGATCACTGAG GTACAACCCGATGACCAGTAGTTTCAGTCCAGTGACGTCATCACCCCGTGCGAACCCCGTGACCCCAAATAAACGACCCCGAGGAAGAGGACCAGCGAG aACTAAAAAAGAATTTATCTGCAAATATTGCGGGAGGAACTTCACTAAGTCTTATAACCTTCTGATTCACGAGCGAACACACACAGACGAACGGCCATATTCATGCGAGATTTGCGGCAAAGCTTTCCGACGTCAGGATCATCTAAGGGATCACAG ATATATCCATTCAAAGGAGAAACCCTTCAAATGTACAGAGTGTGGGAAAGGATTCTGTCAGTCGAGGACATTAGCCGTCCACAAAACACTTCACATGCAG CAAAACGGACAGACACCGACAAAACCCATGAAGCTCAGTAAGACCACGTGA
- the LOC138309062 gene encoding uncharacterized protein isoform X1 gives MPKSFLIRAHRDMKREHRSIEQVVYPSSVEDSKQFSPESMAAIPHPMYSASPISALTNWSEMYQIGQSRPHSMGALGGLPLQACVTLNAYTFNQWGAAMYPAFVPRGGNSIHDKRNWKDENNNRVKTDYVPVRKPRFDFANLAKAATEDATDKKDGTDIEAQIISHVMMNIGSLRYNPMTSSFSPVTSSPRANPVTPNKRPRGRGPARTKKEFICKYCGRNFTKSYNLLIHERTHTDERPYSCEICGKAFRRQDHLRDHRYIHSKEKPFKCTECGKGFCQSRTLAVHKTLHMQQQNGQTPTKPMKLSKTT, from the exons ATGCCAAAATCTTTCCTTATCCGAGCTCATAGAGATATGAAGCGAGAACATCGTTCAATAG AACAAGTTGTTTATCCCTCATCAGTGGAAGACAGTAAACAATTTTCTCCAGAATCCATGGCGGCCATTCCACATCCGATGTACTCCGCCAGTCCGATTTCCGCTCTGACCAATTGGAGTGAGATGTACCAGATTGGTCAATCCAGACCACACTCCATGGGGGCGTTAGGAGGATTACCTCTCCAGGCATGCGTGACGCTCAACGCCTATACATTCAACCAATGGGGAGCAGCCATGTACCCAGCGTTTGtaccaaggggaggtaactcgaTACACGATAAACGAAACTGGAAAGACGAGAACAATAATCGAG TCAAGACAGACTATGTGCCAGTTCGTAAGCCTCGATTTGACTTCGCCAATCTTGCAAAAGCAGCAACAGAGGACGCCACCGACAAAAAGGACGGAACTGACATCGAGGCTCAAATAATCAGTCACGTGATGATGAATATTGGATCACTGAG GTACAACCCGATGACCAGTAGTTTCAGTCCAGTGACGTCATCACCCCGTGCGAACCCCGTGACCCCAAATAAACGACCCCGAGGAAGAGGACCAGCGAG aACTAAAAAAGAATTTATCTGCAAATATTGCGGGAGGAACTTCACTAAGTCTTATAACCTTCTGATTCACGAGCGAACACACACAGACGAACGGCCATATTCATGCGAGATTTGCGGCAAAGCTTTCCGACGTCAGGATCATCTAAGGGATCACAG ATATATCCATTCAAAGGAGAAACCCTTCAAATGTACAGAGTGTGGGAAAGGATTCTGTCAGTCGAGGACATTAGCCGTCCACAAAACACTTCACATGCAG CAGCAAAACGGACAGACACCGACAAAACCCATGAAGCTCAGTAAGACCACGTGA
- the LOC138309062 gene encoding protein odd-skipped-related 1-like isoform X3, with the protein MAAIPHPMYSASPISALTNWSEMYQIGQSRPHSMGALGGLPLQACVTLNAYTFNQWGAAMYPAFVPRGGNSIHDKRNWKDENNNRVKTDYVPVRKPRFDFANLAKAATEDATDKKDGTDIEAQIISHVMMNIGSLRYNPMTSSFSPVTSSPRANPVTPNKRPRGRGPARTKKEFICKYCGRNFTKSYNLLIHERTHTDERPYSCEICGKAFRRQDHLRDHRYIHSKEKPFKCTECGKGFCQSRTLAVHKTLHMQQQNGQTPTKPMKLSKTT; encoded by the exons ATGGCGGCCATTCCACATCCGATGTACTCCGCCAGTCCGATTTCCGCTCTGACCAATTGGAGTGAGATGTACCAGATTGGTCAATCCAGACCACACTCCATGGGGGCGTTAGGAGGATTACCTCTCCAGGCATGCGTGACGCTCAACGCCTATACATTCAACCAATGGGGAGCAGCCATGTACCCAGCGTTTGtaccaaggggaggtaactcgaTACACGATAAACGAAACTGGAAAGACGAGAACAATAATCGAG TCAAGACAGACTATGTGCCAGTTCGTAAGCCTCGATTTGACTTCGCCAATCTTGCAAAAGCAGCAACAGAGGACGCCACCGACAAAAAGGACGGAACTGACATCGAGGCTCAAATAATCAGTCACGTGATGATGAATATTGGATCACTGAG GTACAACCCGATGACCAGTAGTTTCAGTCCAGTGACGTCATCACCCCGTGCGAACCCCGTGACCCCAAATAAACGACCCCGAGGAAGAGGACCAGCGAG aACTAAAAAAGAATTTATCTGCAAATATTGCGGGAGGAACTTCACTAAGTCTTATAACCTTCTGATTCACGAGCGAACACACACAGACGAACGGCCATATTCATGCGAGATTTGCGGCAAAGCTTTCCGACGTCAGGATCATCTAAGGGATCACAG ATATATCCATTCAAAGGAGAAACCCTTCAAATGTACAGAGTGTGGGAAAGGATTCTGTCAGTCGAGGACATTAGCCGTCCACAAAACACTTCACATGCAG CAGCAAAACGGACAGACACCGACAAAACCCATGAAGCTCAGTAAGACCACGTGA